The following are from one region of the Francisella opportunistica genome:
- a CDS encoding short chain dehydrogenase, protein MKKVIVVGATGTIGKATLQSLSNANFQVVSVSFSGEKTDFAVDIQDPASIKSLFAEIGSFDALVSTTGKVVFKDVTAIAQADWHLSFNNKLLGQINLVQIGSKYINEGGSFTLTSGILNVEPIAMGSIAATVNAGLEGFVKAASLEYSKFRINVVSPTVVEEALDKYAQFFVGYKAVKAEEVANAYLKSVAGIANGEVIKVGF, encoded by the coding sequence ATGAAAAAAGTTATTGTTGTTGGTGCGACCGGAACTATTGGTAAAGCAACTTTACAATCTCTCAGCAATGCTAACTTCCAGGTAGTTTCTGTGAGTTTTTCTGGTGAGAAAACTGATTTTGCTGTAGATATCCAAGACCCTGCGTCTATAAAGAGTTTATTTGCTGAAATTGGTAGTTTTGATGCTTTGGTATCAACTACTGGAAAAGTAGTTTTTAAAGATGTCACAGCAATAGCTCAAGCAGACTGGCATTTAAGCTTCAACAATAAACTTTTAGGACAAATCAATTTAGTACAAATTGGTTCAAAATATATTAATGAGGGTGGTTCGTTTACGCTTACTTCAGGAATACTAAATGTTGAACCAATAGCTATGGGTAGTATAGCTGCTACAGTTAATGCTGGATTGGAAGGGTTTGTAAAAGCAGCATCTTTAGAGTATAGCAAGTTTCGCATTAATGTTGTAAGCCCAACTGTGGTTGAAGAAGCTCTTGATAAGTATGCCCAGTTTTTTGTTGGCTATAAAGCTGTCAAGGCTGAAGAAGTAGCAAATGCTTACCTTAAGTCTGTAGCTGGAATAGCTAATGGTGAAGTTATAAAAGTAGGATTTTAA
- the cmk gene encoding (d)CMP kinase has protein sequence MNNSKIITIDGPSGVGKGTLAKALAKYYDFKLLDSGAIYRLAALHCFKNNANLENEGDVCKTLKNLDINFKIEDDSVKAFLSNQDVTKEIRTEQIGMLASKVAAYPTVRAILLDKQREFATEQGLVADGRDMGTVVFPQAQHKFFLDASIEITAKRRYDELKAKGQNPDFEKILADIQQRDFQDRNRKVAPLRPAKDAIIVNTSELSIKEVFDTVIKQITLST, from the coding sequence ATGAACAATTCTAAGATTATTACAATTGATGGACCAAGCGGCGTTGGTAAAGGTACTTTAGCGAAGGCTCTAGCAAAATACTACGATTTTAAGCTATTAGATAGTGGCGCTATTTATAGACTAGCTGCGCTACACTGTTTCAAAAATAATGCCAATCTTGAAAACGAAGGTGATGTTTGTAAGACTTTAAAAAATTTAGACATCAATTTTAAAATTGAAGATGATTCGGTTAAGGCATTTCTATCGAACCAAGATGTAACTAAAGAGATACGTACTGAGCAAATAGGAATGCTTGCTTCCAAAGTTGCTGCTTACCCTACTGTTAGAGCTATACTTTTAGACAAGCAAAGAGAGTTTGCTACTGAACAAGGGTTGGTTGCTGATGGTAGAGATATGGGAACAGTAGTTTTCCCACAAGCACAGCATAAATTCTTTCTCGATGCTAGTATTGAGATTACAGCAAAACGTAGATACGATGAACTAAAGGCTAAAGGTCAAAATCCTGACTTTGAAAAAATTTTAGCAGATATTCAACAAAGAGATTTTCAAGATCGTAACCGTAAAGTAGCACCACTAAGACCTGCAAAAGATGCTATAATAGTAAATACTTCAGAACTCTCTATAAAAGAAGTATTTGATACTGTTATTAAACAAATAACTCTTTCAACTTAA
- the serC gene encoding 3-phosphoserine/phosphohydroxythreonine transaminase, translating to MKINFCAGPAVVPSSIIQKLQQMMSNYKDTGVSLLSISHRDNVFEEVHASIQKNLRNLLNIPDDYAVLLMQAGATAQFAAIPMNLADKYNKALYVCSGQWSEKAAKEAAKFIDVNAVKYDDDIAQSFEADKYDYIYYTDNETVDGFQINKLAKSCNTEIVCDMSSSFLSKPINVNDYGLIYAGAQKNAGIPGLTIVIVKDSLIKEKSTTPIVFDYLTTKKSNSVYNTPSVISWVTFELTLEYLIEKFGNLNIVEEFNNQKASLLYSTIDNSKIYKNDIKPKYRSNMNVIFHLPTQELTDKFLNYASKAGFYGLKGHRIVGGCRASLYNAVSLEDVKKLVQFMQEFENEQF from the coding sequence ATGAAGATTAATTTTTGTGCAGGTCCGGCAGTTGTGCCTAGCTCAATAATACAAAAGCTACAACAAATGATGTCAAACTATAAAGATACAGGAGTATCGTTATTATCGATTTCTCATCGTGATAATGTTTTTGAAGAAGTCCATGCTTCTATTCAGAAAAATCTAAGAAACTTACTTAATATCCCTGATGATTATGCTGTACTGTTAATGCAAGCTGGAGCTACTGCCCAATTTGCTGCCATCCCAATGAACTTAGCTGATAAATATAATAAAGCATTATATGTATGTAGCGGTCAATGGTCAGAAAAAGCAGCTAAAGAAGCAGCTAAATTTATAGATGTAAATGCTGTTAAATATGATGATGATATTGCACAAAGTTTTGAAGCTGATAAATATGATTATATATACTATACTGATAACGAAACTGTAGATGGTTTTCAGATTAATAAACTTGCTAAGTCATGCAATACCGAAATAGTTTGTGATATGTCATCAAGCTTTTTATCAAAACCTATCAATGTTAATGATTATGGTTTAATCTATGCAGGTGCCCAAAAAAATGCAGGCATCCCAGGATTAACTATAGTCATAGTCAAAGATTCTTTAATTAAAGAAAAAAGTACTACTCCTATAGTTTTTGATTATCTGACTACAAAAAAATCAAACTCAGTCTATAACACACCTTCTGTAATCTCATGGGTTACATTTGAGTTAACGCTAGAGTACTTAATTGAAAAGTTCGGCAATCTAAACATCGTTGAAGAATTTAACAATCAAAAAGCTAGCTTACTTTACTCAACTATTGATAACTCAAAAATCTATAAAAATGATATCAAACCTAAATACCGCTCCAATATGAATGTAATATTTCATTTACCCACACAGGAGCTGACAGATAAGTTCCTAAACTATGCTAGTAAGGCTGGCTTCTATGGTCTTAAAGGGCATCGTATTGTAGGTGGTTGCAGAGCAAGTCTATATAATGCAGTAAGCCTAGAGGATGTCAAAAAACTTGTACAGTTTATGCAGGAATTTGAGAATGAACAATTCTAA
- a CDS encoding histidine phosphatase family protein: MKKITDIFMLYFITIALLFAKDSYHSKQLLLTNTNIVFAADIIRHGARTSTQYDPNLEYPPLWNIDNIPAGQLTQYGFDMERYNGEYFSKEYHKLLGTEYRREDVCIVADGTNRDIASAQAALLGMFPRIKNLDVIEIIPKAKNPLLSMHKNIKNIDSAPGWLDKWRKIEYLSEVLTKNNYISKDDYCDSPVSTPQQAYKCIQPIAKFAAQLIPLKDYCSKSGCSIFKTYKALTNSDIDNLIDVFNFNSYHSTIPSEIDGFAGFTKDYLQNSINSNGAVVISQIIFDIKQIISNPNNKKYPKYILFVGHDTGIKFNIAYLLSKANKVKTILTTNPGYGADLSFRVYRTNNKYYIRVSYRNSYNSDKSVIIFENSFSKFEKIYFDNSQLLKQQYKNCSSFQLY; this comes from the coding sequence ATGAAAAAAATAACCGATATCTTCATGCTATACTTTATAACTATAGCATTACTCTTTGCAAAAGATTCATACCATTCCAAACAACTCCTATTAACTAATACAAATATTGTGTTTGCTGCGGATATTATCAGACATGGTGCTCGCACTTCAACACAATATGACCCTAACCTAGAATACCCTCCACTGTGGAATATAGATAACATCCCAGCTGGCCAGTTGACTCAATATGGATTTGATATGGAAAGATATAATGGGGAGTATTTTAGCAAAGAATATCATAAACTTTTAGGCACTGAATATCGCCGCGAAGATGTTTGCATTGTTGCTGATGGTACTAATAGAGATATCGCTAGTGCTCAAGCAGCTTTATTAGGGATGTTCCCTCGTATAAAAAACTTAGACGTTATTGAGATTATACCTAAAGCTAAAAATCCGTTGTTAAGTATGCATAAAAATATCAAAAATATTGATTCTGCACCTGGCTGGCTTGATAAATGGCGCAAAATAGAATATTTATCTGAAGTTTTAACTAAAAATAATTATATATCTAAAGATGACTACTGTGATAGTCCAGTTTCTACGCCACAACAGGCTTATAAATGTATACAACCTATTGCTAAATTTGCAGCCCAACTCATACCACTAAAAGACTATTGTTCAAAATCAGGTTGCTCAATATTCAAGACATATAAAGCTCTTACAAACTCAGATATAGATAACTTAATAGATGTATTTAACTTTAATAGCTATCACTCTACTATTCCATCAGAAATAGATGGTTTTGCTGGTTTTACAAAAGATTATTTACAAAATTCGATTAACTCTAATGGTGCTGTGGTAATTAGTCAAATAATTTTTGATATAAAACAAATTATCTCAAATCCAAACAACAAAAAATATCCTAAATATATTCTATTTGTTGGACATGATACTGGTATTAAATTTAATATCGCTTACTTACTTAGTAAAGCTAATAAAGTAAAAACCATACTAACAACAAACCCAGGATATGGTGCTGATCTATCTTTTAGAGTGTATAGAACTAATAACAAATACTACATAAGAGTTTCTTATAGAAATTCATATAATTCAGATAAAAGCGTTATTATTTTTGAAAATTCATTTAGTAAATTTGAAAAAATATACTTTGATAACTCTCAACTTCTTAAACAACAGTATAAAAATTGCTCTTCTTTTCAACTTTACTAA
- the hemF gene encoding oxygen-dependent coproporphyrinogen oxidase, translating into MQEKVSKFEDFLTQLQQNITTALEQCEINAAKFISDKWQKPNTSEQKLKGYGNSMIIEEGEIFEKGVVAFSRVHGNELPPSATAKRQELVGKSFIATGISLVIHPRNPFVPTSHANFRIFIAGANTDNPIWWFGGGFDLTPYYPFKEDAIHWHQTAKNVCDKHDQSYYPRFKKWCDEYFYLKHRDECRGIGGLFFDDLNDKSFDECFNFVTDCANSYLDAYIPIVEKRKNIQYSQMHKDFQLYRRGRYVEFNLVFDRGTIFGLQSGGRTESILSSLPPMATWRYNWHPEPGSEEEKVYQYIKPRDWIK; encoded by the coding sequence ATGCAAGAAAAAGTTTCAAAATTTGAAGATTTTCTAACACAACTTCAACAAAATATTACCACAGCTCTAGAGCAGTGTGAAATAAATGCTGCAAAATTTATCTCTGACAAATGGCAAAAACCAAACACCTCAGAGCAAAAGCTTAAGGGTTATGGTAACTCTATGATTATAGAGGAAGGTGAAATATTTGAAAAAGGTGTAGTAGCTTTCTCTAGAGTTCATGGTAATGAGCTGCCGCCATCAGCAACAGCAAAAAGACAAGAGTTAGTAGGTAAATCATTTATTGCTACAGGTATCTCATTAGTTATACACCCTCGCAATCCTTTCGTGCCAACATCACATGCTAATTTTAGAATTTTTATTGCTGGCGCTAATACTGATAATCCAATATGGTGGTTTGGCGGTGGTTTTGATTTAACTCCATACTACCCTTTTAAAGAAGATGCAATTCACTGGCATCAAACAGCAAAAAATGTTTGCGATAAGCATGATCAAAGCTACTACCCTAGATTCAAAAAATGGTGTGATGAGTATTTTTATCTTAAACATCGTGATGAGTGTCGCGGAATTGGTGGTTTATTTTTTGATGATTTAAATGACAAATCCTTTGATGAATGCTTTAACTTTGTGACAGATTGTGCAAACTCGTATTTAGATGCTTATATTCCAATAGTAGAGAAAAGAAAAAACATCCAATACTCACAAATGCACAAAGATTTTCAACTATATCGTAGAGGTAGGTACGTTGAATTTAATCTAGTGTTTGATAGAGGTACAATATTTGGCTTACAAAGTGGAGGACGAACTGAATCGATACTCTCATCATTGCCACCAATGGCGACTTGGAGGTATAATTGGCATCCTGAGCCAGGCTCTGAAGAAGAAAAAGTCTACCAATATATAAAACCTAGGGATTGGATTAAATAG
- a CDS encoding transposase, which yields MLVKNKAFSILEIVLLLVFTIIIASSIYSIYVTHKYTTRISNKMSKLKLIKTQVSAELNYGNGHIAKQKSQNGLYELANISDKKVHDYSSSNILIKDNGEISLKFDDRYLGKGNIIMTPYVKSRTKTEDPYIIWDCLVTTNKKIAQNLMPEECIVELVNK from the coding sequence TTGCTTGTAAAAAATAAAGCCTTTTCAATTCTTGAAATTGTATTACTACTAGTTTTTACGATAATTATTGCTAGCTCAATATATTCGATCTATGTGACACACAAGTACACTACACGAATTTCAAATAAGATGTCAAAATTAAAGCTGATAAAGACACAAGTAAGTGCTGAATTGAATTACGGTAATGGTCATATTGCTAAACAAAAGTCACAAAATGGCCTCTATGAACTAGCAAATATATCTGACAAAAAAGTTCATGATTATAGTTCTAGCAATATTCTAATTAAGGATAATGGCGAAATATCACTAAAATTTGATGATAGATATTTAGGCAAAGGAAATATAATAATGACGCCATATGTCAAATCAAGAACTAAAACAGAAGATCCATATATAATTTGGGATTGTTTAGTAACTACTAACAAAAAAATAGCACAAAATTTAATGCCCGAAGAGTGCATTGTTGAATTAGTTAATAAATAG
- the rpsF gene encoding 30S ribosomal protein S6, whose product MKHYEIVLMIHPDQSDQLDAMLGKYRGIIEEKGGKIHRFEDWGRRQLAYPIEKLHKAHYVLFNIECPTESLEKLQESLRYNDAILRRLVIAKKEAVIEPSVMMESNEKEVI is encoded by the coding sequence ATGAAACATTATGAAATCGTATTAATGATTCACCCTGATCAATCAGATCAGTTAGATGCAATGCTTGGTAAATACCGTGGTATAATCGAAGAAAAAGGCGGTAAAATCCACAGATTTGAAGACTGGGGGCGTCGTCAATTAGCTTATCCTATCGAAAAACTTCACAAGGCACACTATGTACTATTTAACATTGAGTGTCCAACTGAGTCTCTAGAGAAGCTTCAAGAATCTTTAAGATACAACGATGCTATTTTACGTCGTTTAGTTATCGCTAAAAAAGAAGCTGTAATAGAGCCATCTGTAATGATGGAATCAAACGAGAAAGAAGTAATTTAA
- the rpsR gene encoding 30S ribosomal protein S18, with translation MSRRKVCRFTVEGVKEIDYKDVNKLKAYITETGKIVPSRVTGTSAKYQRQLSTAIKRARFLALLPYCDRHFN, from the coding sequence ATGAGTCGTCGTAAAGTTTGTCGTTTCACTGTAGAAGGTGTAAAAGAAATAGATTATAAAGATGTTAATAAGTTAAAAGCTTATATTACTGAAACTGGTAAAATCGTACCAAGCCGTGTAACTGGTACATCAGCTAAGTATCAAAGACAGCTATCAACAGCTATCAAAAGAGCAAGATTCTTGGCGTTACTACCATACTGTGATCGTCACTTTAACTAA
- the rplI gene encoding 50S ribosomal protein L9 has protein sequence MQVILKEKVENLGILGDIVNVKPGYARNFLIPFGKAVQATQANIKAFEMQKAELERAEKARFEAAIAVADAIKGKVYTIAAQAGEGGKLFGSVGTAEIAVAISNESSKKIEKSQVRMSEGVIRTLGEFELTVHVYTDVDADIKVNVVAAEA, from the coding sequence ATGCAAGTTATTTTAAAAGAAAAAGTTGAAAACCTTGGTATATTAGGTGATATCGTAAATGTAAAACCAGGTTACGCAAGAAACTTCCTTATCCCATTTGGTAAGGCTGTCCAAGCAACTCAAGCAAATATTAAAGCTTTTGAGATGCAAAAAGCTGAGTTAGAAAGGGCTGAAAAAGCTAGATTTGAAGCAGCTATTGCTGTTGCTGATGCAATTAAAGGCAAAGTTTATACTATAGCTGCTCAAGCAGGTGAAGGTGGTAAATTATTTGGTTCTGTAGGCACAGCTGAAATTGCTGTAGCAATCTCTAATGAATCTAGTAAGAAAATTGAGAAAAGCCAAGTGCGTATGTCAGAAGGTGTTATCAGAACTCTTGGTGAATTCGAACTTACAGTTCATGTATACACAGATGTAGATGCAGATATCAAAGTAAATGTTGTAGCTGCTGAAGCTTAG
- the dnaB gene encoding replicative DNA helicase → MSMDYQFKAAETTYSLEAEKAILGNILLYNQNIELVEDFLLIDDFFDKRHKTIYKQIVMLNQANIPFDVLILSEYLATEGLLEEAGGETYIINLAANTPSISNIKTYANIVKDKAKLRSLQNSINDIVQKIYSADSKNPDEVIDYAESRILDVAKEREILTKGPESIKTVIPKLVDRMSAIVDSSSGLTGISTGFIDLDKMTSGLQRANMGIIAARPSMGKTVLGINIAQNVAKVADKPVLVFSLEMPSEDIVTRMLASQARVEMNLLKECNRLNDAHWVKITSAMKTLSEMPLYIDDTSSLTPAELRSRARRLYNEHGGLAMILIDYLQLMKIPGYETNRTLEVSEISRSLKALAKELDIPVIALSQLNRAVDDRKDKRPMMSDLRESGAIEQDADLIMFIYRDEVYNKDKEDNKNLGEIIIGKQRNGPIGTVHVRFDGQFVSFANLTNENDHILPGDIGYNE, encoded by the coding sequence ATGTCTATGGATTATCAGTTTAAAGCTGCTGAAACAACTTATTCTCTAGAAGCAGAAAAAGCTATCTTAGGGAATATATTGCTATACAATCAAAATATAGAGTTGGTAGAAGATTTTCTTTTAATTGATGATTTTTTTGATAAAAGACATAAAACCATCTATAAACAGATTGTTATGCTTAATCAAGCAAACATTCCGTTTGATGTACTAATATTAAGTGAATATCTTGCCACGGAGGGTCTTTTAGAAGAAGCCGGTGGCGAGACTTACATCATAAATTTAGCTGCTAATACACCTTCAATATCAAATATTAAGACGTACGCTAATATCGTAAAAGACAAGGCTAAGCTTAGAAGTTTACAAAATAGCATAAATGATATTGTTCAAAAGATATATTCAGCAGATTCAAAAAATCCTGATGAAGTTATTGATTATGCTGAGAGTAGAATACTTGATGTAGCTAAAGAGCGAGAAATACTTACCAAAGGCCCAGAGTCGATAAAGACTGTGATTCCAAAGCTTGTAGATAGAATGAGTGCTATAGTGGATTCTAGTAGCGGTTTGACTGGCATATCAACAGGCTTTATAGATCTTGATAAAATGACATCAGGCTTACAAAGAGCAAATATGGGTATCATAGCTGCTCGACCATCTATGGGTAAAACTGTTTTAGGAATCAATATAGCTCAAAATGTTGCAAAAGTTGCTGATAAGCCAGTATTAGTTTTTAGTCTTGAGATGCCATCAGAAGATATTGTAACGAGGATGCTAGCTAGCCAAGCTCGAGTAGAGATGAATCTTCTTAAAGAATGCAATAGGTTAAATGATGCCCATTGGGTCAAAATCACTAGCGCAATGAAAACTTTAAGTGAAATGCCACTATACATTGATGACACATCAAGTCTAACTCCAGCAGAGTTGCGCTCGAGAGCGCGTAGACTATATAATGAGCATGGTGGTTTAGCAATGATCTTGATAGATTACCTACAGCTTATGAAAATCCCAGGTTATGAGACTAATAGAACGCTTGAAGTATCCGAGATATCTAGATCGCTTAAAGCTTTAGCTAAGGAATTAGATATACCAGTTATAGCGCTATCACAGTTAAATAGAGCTGTTGATGACCGTAAAGATAAACGACCGATGATGTCAGATCTAAGAGAATCTGGCGCGATTGAGCAAGATGCTGACTTGATTATGTTTATTTATCGCGACGAAGTTTATAATAAAGATAAAGAAGACAATAAAAATCTAGGTGAAATAATAATTGGCAAGCAGCGTAATGGCCCTATAGGAACTGTGCATGTGCGATTCGATGGTCAATTTGTTAGTTTTGCTAATTTAACCAATGAAAATGATCATATTTTACCTGGTGACATAGGGTATAACGAATAA
- the rlmN gene encoding 23S rRNA (adenine(2503)-C(2))-methyltransferase RlmN, translating to MQQDKVNLLGLNQKAIEDFFIFIGEKKFHARQVFKWIHKKGVIDFDAMTDLGKSLRHKLKEKAEIVIPKVVFSKASKDGTHKWLIDVGGSAVETVFIPEEGRGTLCVSSQVGCTLNCSFCSTGKQGFNRNLSAAEVIAQLWIAARTLSKTNGEHDFTVTNIVMMGMGEPLLNFDNVVPAMDIMMDDLAYGLSRRKVTLSTSGVVPRIYDLLEQSGVSLAVSLHAPNDMLRNEIVPINKKYNIGELLEACKLYAQKGPHKHITFEYTLMEEVNDNLSDAEELATLLKSCEVPAKINLIPFNPYPGTPYKKPSNNRIHRFKEFLQHNGFVTTVRKTRGDDIDAACGQLAGDVMDKTNRKQRYLKKLGDTNAN from the coding sequence ATGCAACAAGATAAAGTTAATTTACTTGGATTAAATCAAAAGGCTATAGAAGATTTTTTTATTTTTATAGGTGAAAAAAAGTTTCATGCGCGCCAAGTTTTTAAGTGGATTCATAAAAAGGGTGTTATTGATTTTGATGCTATGACAGACCTTGGTAAAAGTTTACGCCACAAACTTAAAGAAAAGGCGGAGATAGTTATCCCCAAAGTAGTATTTAGTAAAGCATCGAAAGATGGCACGCATAAATGGTTAATCGATGTAGGTGGTAGTGCAGTTGAGACAGTATTTATTCCAGAAGAAGGACGAGGGACATTATGTGTATCTTCACAAGTTGGCTGTACTTTGAATTGTAGTTTCTGCTCTACTGGTAAGCAAGGATTTAATAGAAACTTATCAGCTGCAGAAGTTATTGCACAGCTATGGATAGCAGCTAGAACATTATCAAAAACTAATGGTGAACATGATTTCACAGTGACAAATATTGTTATGATGGGTATGGGTGAACCATTGTTGAATTTTGACAATGTTGTTCCAGCCATGGATATTATGATGGATGACTTAGCTTATGGATTATCTCGACGCAAAGTAACTCTAAGTACATCTGGTGTAGTTCCGAGAATATATGATTTATTGGAGCAGTCAGGAGTATCTTTAGCAGTATCTTTACACGCGCCAAATGATATGCTGCGTAATGAAATCGTACCTATCAATAAAAAATATAACATTGGTGAGCTTCTTGAAGCATGTAAGCTGTATGCTCAGAAAGGTCCACACAAGCACATCACATTTGAATATACTCTAATGGAAGAGGTTAATGATAATTTATCTGATGCTGAAGAGTTAGCGACGTTATTAAAATCTTGCGAAGTTCCTGCTAAAATTAATCTTATACCGTTTAATCCATATCCAGGTACACCTTATAAAAAACCAAGTAATAATCGTATTCATAGGTTTAAAGAATTTTTGCAGCATAATGGTTTTGTTACTACTGTGAGAAAAACTCGTGGTGATGATATCGATGCTGCCTGTGGTCAGTTAGCTGGTGATGTTATGGATAAAACTAATAGAAAGCAAAGATACCTAAAGAAGCTTGGAGATACTAATGCAAATTAG
- a CDS encoding pilus assembly protein PilF — protein sequence MQISLKKIISVVVLSTLLSSCMTSEKPARNSVQGSSQRQQKNLKDNLSANSAEFTSPDEFTISKADYKKATILNAELAIVYSTEGYLDRAKSKLIKAQDLSKQHGYNLAIVDYAAGYYYQSIGANSIAKKYYQNALYNHPKDFEAMNFYAQYLCGQESNYAEAQKLFDKSLYTPNNNDMAQTLFLYSQCMYKQGKKDQALVYMERANRFRQNYRAAKLRLAEMYFERKDYKNCYKVIYSMKDDSAFFNNKRILDLRLKLAEYAHNKNQAAEVRLILSSNNYNDEDIQKFFSAADQEDIDKNA from the coding sequence ATGCAAATTAGTTTAAAAAAAATTATAAGTGTTGTTGTGTTATCAACTCTTTTATCATCATGTATGACTTCAGAAAAGCCTGCTCGTAATTCTGTTCAAGGTAGTTCTCAAAGGCAGCAAAAAAATTTAAAAGACAATCTTAGTGCAAATAGCGCCGAATTTACTTCACCCGATGAATTTACAATTAGTAAAGCTGACTATAAAAAGGCCACGATTTTAAATGCAGAATTAGCTATCGTGTACTCAACAGAGGGGTATTTAGATAGAGCAAAAAGTAAGCTTATCAAAGCACAAGATTTATCAAAACAACATGGCTATAATCTTGCTATTGTTGATTATGCCGCAGGGTACTATTATCAAAGTATAGGGGCAAATTCAATTGCTAAGAAATATTATCAAAATGCTTTGTATAATCATCCCAAGGATTTTGAAGCAATGAATTTTTATGCGCAATACCTATGTGGTCAAGAATCAAACTATGCTGAAGCACAAAAACTCTTTGATAAATCTTTGTATACTCCTAATAATAATGATATGGCTCAGACACTATTTTTGTATTCTCAGTGTATGTATAAGCAAGGTAAAAAAGACCAGGCACTTGTGTATATGGAAAGAGCTAATAGATTTAGACAAAATTACAGAGCTGCTAAGTTAAGACTAGCAGAAATGTATTTTGAAAGAAAAGATTATAAAAATTGCTATAAAGTTATTTATAGTATGAAAGATGATTCAGCATTCTTTAATAACAAGCGTATTTTGGATTTAAGATTAAAATTAGCTGAATATGCACATAATAAAAATCAAGCTGCAGAGGTAAGACTAATTTTATCTTCTAACAACTATAATGATGAAGACATTCAAAAATTCTTCTCAGCAGCAGATCAAGAGGATATCGATAAAAATGCATAG
- the rluB gene encoding 23S rRNA pseudouridine(2605) synthase RluB produces the protein MHRAKQNNDKNPERLQKLLAKYGIGSRRKIEEYIEQGRVKVNGKIATLGDKATEGDKISFDGKALHSYGQPMTRPRVVIYHKREGEVCTSKDEKDRKTVFDSLPKLAKSRWIMVGRLDINTTGLLLFTTDGDLANRLMHPSYQIEREYAVRVFSEQLSDETINKLKEGIQLEDGMAKFNSIKFSGGEGANLWYYVTLSEGRNREVRRMFEAVGVTVSRLTRIRFGDIVLPKFVSRGKTLELNPSEVNRLRKSVKLKEYSFPKKLVERLEKK, from the coding sequence ATGCATAGAGCAAAGCAAAACAATGACAAAAATCCTGAAAGATTACAAAAGCTTTTAGCAAAGTATGGTATTGGCTCACGAAGAAAAATAGAAGAGTATATTGAGCAAGGTAGAGTTAAAGTAAATGGTAAAATTGCTACTTTGGGAGATAAAGCTACCGAAGGTGACAAGATTAGTTTTGATGGCAAGGCTCTACACTCATATGGTCAGCCAATGACTAGACCAAGAGTAGTAATTTATCATAAAAGAGAAGGTGAGGTTTGTACTAGTAAAGATGAAAAAGATCGCAAGACTGTCTTTGATTCATTACCAAAATTAGCAAAGTCGCGCTGGATAATGGTAGGGCGCTTAGATATTAATACTACAGGCTTACTACTTTTTACCACAGATGGTGACTTAGCAAATAGATTGATGCATCCTTCTTATCAAATTGAAAGAGAGTATGCTGTGCGTGTATTTAGTGAACAATTATCTGATGAAACTATCAATAAACTTAAAGAGGGCATACAGCTAGAGGATGGTATGGCTAAGTTTAATAGTATAAAATTTTCAGGTGGTGAGGGTGCTAATCTTTGGTATTATGTGACACTTTCTGAAGGACGTAATCGAGAAGTAAGAAGAATGTTTGAAGCGGTAGGGGTTACAGTTAGTCGACTAACGAGAATTAGATTTGGTGATATAGTACTTCCTAAATTTGTTTCACGTGGCAAAACACTAGAGCTTAATCCTTCAGAAGTTAATCGACTTAGAAAATCTGTTAAGTTAAAAGAGTATAGTTTTCCTAAAAAATTAGTTGAAAGATTAGAGAAAAAATAA